The proteins below come from a single Aspergillus oryzae RIB40 DNA, chromosome 5 genomic window:
- a CDS encoding DUF3433 domain-containing protein (predicted protein): MTLWSFTVYDVFRLEPYFQLSKEQVFPADVLSANYIFGPFISTPISSARRKHWVVLGVSIINILVQLMLPATLSALLDVDSVPMSSDATLRGWPELVAVGEQAEWISSQRNMSLYSLTRGDTGETPSRLSHFAIPPVELPSDDDALFTALWKLNHTVYWADLTCSDLPISNSLTANVTEIVGETPADYSNYSTLTCALRDLRLTSYSDSSQNCALNANYSGIFDLTATPVQARRWELDTIPCAPFDLYGFLLDIDTTNTGRLVGQTPKAQFFSCDMQYYTAKAEVSMKANGSVVAIVVDKGSMSALDSSQLDIAGFKAYLKRGICPTGNVCPSGNGTLTNYSLDRCGLGIEAHKSPCSTSAQYSQVPISGDEFISKIRMDMKLGFARLLSRLFNTNAAYTPIQGVGTTDQVAVLVITFPAIASEVILLLGTATCILLALFYQSRENILKSDPGSIAAMCSIVAHLFNPTGVQAFGEYTDKLTARQLNRKLRAWRCYWYDEPSGRKLGFLPGEAPPRTLREKVLYSKPASRKASRQDARLHFLSKPIFVAELLGLLAVICFMTVMFILCSKDSRLRRLSDSASDRLSVALGILPSLMASMMRALFNSIYVNISILEPWIHLQKGGVDAKNSLLLNLSSQSPITVFFRSIRSRSFVLSLVALCCIINTGLPAVLGALFTQSRTRAAWPTQAVELRYDYSTILNSSTVPTFFQNGPIESTLLNSVSLLPWTAPDYSFVPLSVHTNNMEHKYEAVTLGIGADLNCHQVPLTQDLSKDENIPYLTGRDTEGMDGTPSVNKSSSEPYSIQLLAPSGVTNNGTLTVLAINSVGSNTDSPTLALHCQPIPKIQNFTISFDPSGILQYYYPIGSTITSGNLVDNVTSNLANYHEHFIASIQDIGNGTITDGPKLFPSDWPSSLIKLVYQNVNPELTTIDAQGLTDATKRVYQWLFAAYFTLQKDMYLQPLPKPITDNDAQILRPTWSIVCSLSSFIVALIMVSSMAIALVLVFITRYGKFKGPRIPQSLGSVLVWLTDSPILPSFYGTYDWTNDARRDYLVGLDKKYVFRMITTPAGEQKWVIEEDKCEKVG, from the coding sequence ATGACCCTCTGGTCTTTTACGGTCTACGATGTCTTCCGCTTGGAACCCTACTTTCAACTATCCAAAGAGCAGGTCTTTCCTGCTGACGTGCTTTCCGCTAATTATATCTTTGGACCTTTTATATCAACACCTATTTCATCGGCGAGAAGAAAACATTGGGTAGTGCTGGGCGTGTCTATCATTAATATTCTAGTACAGCTAATGCTGCCCGCTACACTGAGCGCCTTGCTGGACGTTGATAGCGTCCCAATGTCTTCTGACGCGACCTTGAGAGGCTGGCCGGAACTGGTGGCGGTCGGAGAGCAAGCCGAATGGATATCTTCGCAACGGAACATGAGTCTTTATTCTCTTACAAGGGGAGATACTGGTGAGACACCGTCGCGTCTCTCACACTTTGCCATCCCACCAGTTGAACTTCcctctgatgatgatgcacTCTTCACGGCTTTATGGAAACTTAATCATACAGTGTACTGGGCCGACCTTACATGCTCCGATTTGCCAATCAGTAACTCACTCACGGCGAATGTCACTGAGATCGTCGGGGAGACACCTGCTGATTATTCCAACTACTCTACCTTAACCTGTGCGCTTCGTGACCTGCGCTTGACATCATATTCAGACTCTTCCCAAAACTGCGCCTTAAATGCGAACTACAGTGGTATCTTCGACCTGACAGCTACTCCTGTACAGGCCCGACGCTGGGAGCTTGACACAATCCCGTGTGCCCCATTTGATCTATATGGATTCCTCCTCGACATTGACACAACTAATACCGGTCGCTTAGTTGGACAGACGCCCAAGGCTCAGTTCTTCTCTTGTGACATGCAGTATTATACGGCCAAGGCGGAGGTTTCCATGAAGGCCAATGGCTCGGTAGTCGCAATTGTAGTCGATAAAGGCTCCATGTCTGCTCTCGATAGTTCGCAATTGGATATAGCTGGATTTAAAGCATATCTCAAAAGAGGCATCTGCCCTACAGGAAATGTTTGCCCCTCTGGCAATGGAACGTTAACAAATTATTCCCTTGACCGATGTGGCCTAGGAATAGAAGCCCATAAGTCCCCGTGCTCTACCTCCGCGCAGTACTCACAGGTCCCCATCTCCGGGGACGAGTTCATATCTAAAATTCGTATGGATATGAAGCTTGGTTTTGCACGTCTGCTGAGCCGTCTCTTCAACACAAATGCTGCGTATACTCCTATTCAAGGGGTTGGAACAACTGACCAAGTGGCTGTCCTGGTCATTACCTTCCCTGCCATTGCATCAGAGGtaattcttcttctcgggaCAGCCACATGTATCTTGCTTGCTCTTTTCTACCAGTCGCGCGAGAACATACTCAAGTCTGACCCGGGATCGATCGCAGCCATGTGCAGCATCGTGGCGCACCTATTTAACCCTACTGGTGTTCAGGCGTTTGGCGAGTACACTGACAAATTAACCGCACGACAACTCAACCGCAAGCTGCGTGCATGGCGCTGCTACTGGTATGATGAGCCATCGGGTCGAAAACTGGGGTTTCTTCCCGGAGAAGCCCCGCCAAGAACACTACGTGAGAAAGTGCTCTACAGCAAACCAGCGAGTAGGAAAGCATCACGTCAAGATGCCAGGCTCCATTTTTTATCCAAACCCATATTTGTCGCTGAACTTCTTGGCTTGCTAGCGGTCATCTGTTTCATGACAGTGATGTTCATTCTGTGTTCAAAAGATAGCCGACTTCGACGCCTTTCAGATTCTGCATCAGATCGATTGTCTGTTGCTTTGGGAATCCTACCGTCACTTATGGCGTCTATGATGCGAGCTTTGTTCAACTCCATCTACGTGAACATTAGTATCCTGGAGCCGTGGATTCACCTCCAAAAAGGGGGAGTTGATGCGAAAAATTCCTTGCTGCTAAATCTGTCCTCCCAAAGTCCGATTACCGTGTTTTTCCGGTCTATACGCTCCCGCTCCTTCGTACTAAGTCTGGTCGCATTGTGCTGTATCATTAACACCGGTCTTCCAGCCGTTCTGGGTGCGCTATTTACCCAAAGCCGCACGCGAGCAGCCTGGCCTACCCAGGCTGTCGAGTTACGCTACGACTATTCCACCATCCTCAATTCCAGCACCGTCCCCACATTCTTCCAAAACGGTCCTATTGAATCGACCCTGTTGAATTCAGTGTCGTTGCTTCCGTGGACAGCACCGGATTACTCATTTGTCCCATTGTCTGTCCATACAAATAATATGGAACATAAGTATGAAGCTGTGACGTTGGGTATCGGGGCTGACCTGAACTGCCATCAAGTCCCGCTTACTCAAGACCTCTCGAAGGATGAGAATATCCCCTACCTCACTGGTAGAGATACCGAGGGCATGGATGGTACACCATCCGTCAATAAAAGTTCAAGCGAGCCATATTCAATCCAGCTACTGGCACCGAGTGGAGTGACCAATAATGGCACGCTGACCGTTCTTGCAATCAATTCCGTAGGCTCCAACACAGACTCACCCACACTCGCCTTGCACTGCCAACCGATTCCTAAAATCCAGAATTTCACAATTTCATTCGATCCAAGTGGGATACTACAGTATTACTACCCAATCGGCAGCACAATCACGAGCGGAAATCTGGTCGACAACGTGACATCAAACCTGGCAAACTACCACGAACACTTCATCGCCTCGATCCAAGACATAGGAAACGGCACCATCACAGACGGACCTAAACTATTCCCTTCCGACTGGCCCAGTTCCCTAATTAAGCTAGTCTACCAGAACGTGAACCCGGAACTAACAACCATCGATGCCCAAGGGCTCACCGATGCCACGAAACGAGTCTACCAATGGCTCTTCGCAGCATACTTCACCCTCCAGAAAGACATGTATCTCCAACCCCTCCCAAAACCAATAACAGACAACGATGCCCAAATCCTGCGACCCACATGGAGCATCGTCTGCTCCCTTTCATCCTTCATCGTCGCCCTGATCATGGTCTCATCCATGGCCATCGCCCTTGTCCTCGTGTTCATCACTCGATACGGCAAGTTCAAGGGTCCCCGGATCCCGCAGTCACTTGGCTCCGTCCTTGTTTGGCTCACCGATAGTCCCATTCTGCCTAGTTTCTATGGTACCTATGACTGGACTAATGACGCTCGTCGGGATTACCTGGTCGGACTGGATAAGAAGTACGTTTTCAGGATGATCACTACGCCAGCCGGAGAACAGAAATGGGTCATTGAAGAGGACAAGTGTGAGAAGGTTGGGTGA
- a CDS encoding uncharacterized protein (predicted protein), whose translation MNRRQNTKQKAREYPSNQHEIKTLEAIATAFLILDSLALKTLKYKGDAEDAEKFEKLTKDYVDRIENDPLRNLRFALRVSRFVSDLELSDLLDLISRPVRTTYYWDAIYLRVNACYEAKDEEDSRYFTDDPPSDEEYAKKELRAIVEEVQKLDRHVRDADDKRYAGEKILQLKAMLGKLDGALAIACEYLGDEHKPLANWDTTDQHHGFYSCKNKIYICFLVPVFCVVASIPACVASFNAEAIPGKATDSDFYQLTTSTTIQLLGISTSIWSIINDLRPKRDLLIKCWTYAGISICFTIVAVPLYLTVPVSWSGLLTFIGSCVGFMSRKVISYA comes from the exons ATGAATAGACGTCAAAACACTAAGCAAAAAGCCCGAGAATACCCTTCCAATCAACATGAAATCAAAACACTCGAAGCGATAGCGACGGCCTTTCTCATCCTCGATAGTCTGGCTTTAAAAACACTCAAATACAAGGGCGACGCCGAAGACGCAGAAAAGTTTGAGAAACTTACCAAGGACTATGTTGATCGTATCGAGAATGATCCTCTCCGAAACCTGAGGTTCGCACTGCGAGTCAGTCGGTTCGTGAGTGATCTCGAGTTGAGCGATCTGTTGGATCTGATATCTAGACCCGTGCGCACTACGTACTACTGGGACGCGATATACCTTCGAGTGAACGCCTGTTACGaggccaaggatgaagaagacagcCGCTACTTCACCGATGATCCCCCATCAGACGAGGAGTATGCCAAGAAAGAGCTGCGTGCTATAGTGGAGGAGGTGCAGAAGCTAGACCGGCATGTCAGAGATGCGGATGACAAGAGATATGCCGGGGAAAAGATTCTCCAACTCAAAGCCATGCTTGGTAAACTTGATGGCGCCCTTGCGATTGCTTGTGAATATTTGGGAGATGAGCACAAGCCTCTCGCCAACTGGGATACCACTGATCAGCA CCACGGCTTCTATTCATGTAAAAACAAAATCTATATTTGCTTTCTCGTCCCGGTTTTCTGCGTGGTTGCTTCTATTCCTGCTTGTGTAGCTTCATTCAACGCAGAAGCCATCCCCGGGAAAGCGACGGATTCTGATTTCTACCAACTCACAACATCTACTACTATCCAACTCCTTGGAATCAGTACCTCGATCTGGTCGATAATCAACGACCTTCGTCCGAAACGCGATCTTCTGATCAAATGTTGGACATATGCCGGCATAAGTATTTGCTTTACCATTGTTGCGGTTCCTCTTTATTTAACTGTGCCGGTATCCTGGAGTGGGCTCTTAACTTTCATTGGATCCT GTGTCGGCTTCATGTCCAGGAAGGTAATCA GTTATGCATAA
- a CDS encoding uncharacterized protein (predicted protein), which produces MNKLIGPLITCFLPSAGDSLSASYWQMFSFLTDLGPVYTIWLLESHRIHSWAVVILPNAPGSFLPALIAGYYGPHFGNFFPKIVAMRQCFHAIWQLFPITVQAPFRFLEKCAYPPVRPRPQ; this is translated from the exons ATGAACAAATTGATCGGGCCATTGATCACCTGCTTCTTGCCATCGGCCGGCGACTCTCTTTCCGCGTCGTACTGGCaaatgttctcttttttgACAGACCTGGGTCCGGTGTACACGATTTGGCTGCTGGAAAGCCATCGCATCCATTCCTGGGCAGTAGTGATCCT ACCAAATGCGCCCGGGTCCTTTCTCCCCGCGCTGATTGCAGGATACTACGGACCCCATTTTGGCAATTTCTTTCCGAAGATCGTGGCCATGCGCCAATGTTTCCACGCCATATGGCAGTTATTCCCCATCACCGTGCAGGCTCCCTTCCGCTTTCTCGAGAAATGCGCATACCCGCCCGTTCGACCGCGACCACAATAG
- a CDS encoding Zn(II)2Cys6 transcription factor (predicted protein): protein MASPEPPRPPPVSPQGRAVPLQPPCINCRSKHLRCTYETDQCEPCKRYNRTCVRRKPRKNPIQFRPGSRAKYDQAFAPDQVWVKLGRRSAPLRFIDETVDVISGYYSASDSENEEIDGEDVSFRAGAAVGAQSEHARFHALGPNSSTKSATQCGTQGQTPASEMTTLISSNTAALHRGASIVPTERQREIHRPVVFVGNTDIRLQAILLRYFAEVIGPRFDLCDNERHFSRLVPQRARSSPTLLNAILTTSARHLTRLQRYRNSAGVVEWQGHLLPNLSEESAVYYHNECIKDLLRLSMDPEQIHNEALLAAAIILRTDEEMDAPLHEGEEDTEVFLGMLNMFINAQVPLVATLPHSSPPVYPSQEELYGSGVHLVHAPHPPDSPSHPLSSPTPQTNILWPYTIPHVPRPDGLRQAAFWVALRQELFTSFMKQRPLNFPMNHCDAFRNLSPAEDVIWADRLVIFCADLLEYCYGSSYIHNADQPSRRHHDPARWHKLRNYERDLTLALPKSFEPMCYREPDTSSGQVFPEIWHLESCHVTGTTHLELARILRPNLGPGSVSSQRKLATTLKNIVRRLCGIAMCNPII from the exons ATGGCCTCGCCCGAACCCCCACGGCCGCCGCCAGTCTCCCCACAGGGTCGGGCAGTGCCCCTTCAACCCCCATGTATCAATTGCCGATCCAAGCATCTGCGAT GTACGTATGAAACCGACCAATGTGAGCCCTGCAAGCGATACAACCGGACATGTGTACGGCGCAAACCTCGCAAGAATCCGATTCAATTTCGTCCTGGTAGCCGTGCAAAGTATGACCAGGCCTTTGCTCCAGACCAAGTCTGGGTAAAGCTGGGCCGTAGATCGG CCCCGCTGAGGTTTATCGACGAGACGGTGGACGTCATCTCGGGCTACTACTCGGCGAGTGATTctgaaaatgaagagatTGACGGCGAGGACGTGTCGTTTCGGGCTGGGGCCGCCGTAGGAGCTCAATCGGAGCATGCGCGATTTCATGCCCTGGGTCCAAACAGCTCCACCAAGAGTGCTACTCAATGTGGGACACAAGGGCAGACACCCGCGTCAGAAATGACTACGCTGATAAGCTCAAATACGGCTGCGCTACATCGAGGTGCAAGCATAGTACCTACTGAGAGGCAGAGAGAGATACACAGACCCGTCGTCTTTGTTGGAAATACTGACATCCGCCTTCAAGCAATTCTCCTACGCTACTTCGCCGAGGTCATTGGCCCTCGCTTTGATTTGTGTGACAACGAGCGCCACTTCAGCCGTCTGGTGCCGCAACGGGCCCGTTCCTCGCCCACCCTGTTGAATGCCATACTTACTACATCAGCTCGCCATCTGACTCGCTTGCAGAGGTATCGCAACTCTGCCGGCGTAGTCGAGTGGCAGGGCCATCTATTGCCAAATTTGAGCGAGGAATCGGCCGTCTACTATCACAATGAATGCATTAAAGATCTTTTGCGACTCAGCATGGATCCAGAACAGATACACAATGAAGCTCTTCTGGCAGCGGCAATCATTCTTCGCACCGACGAAGAAATGGACGCTCCACTTCACGAAGGCGAGGAGGATACTGAAGTTTTCTTAGGCATGTTGAACATGTTTATTAACGCACAGGTCCCACTAGTAGCAACATTACCGCACAGCTCCCCTCCCGTATATCCTTCACAGGAGGAACTTTACGGCTCAGGGGTCCACCTGGTCCATGCACCACACCCACCAGATTCGCCCTCCCACCCGCTATCCTCTCCCACTCCACAGACGAACATCCTATGGCCATATACCATTCCTCACGTCCCAAGACCGGATGGCCTTCGCCAAGCCGCCTTCTGGGTCGCCCTGCGTCAAGAACTCTTTACCTCATTCATGAAACAACGCCCTCTCAACTTCCCCATGAACCACTGCGACGCATTCCGCAATCTATCCCCCGCCGAGGACGTCATCTGGGCAGACAGACTAGTCATCTTCTGCGCCGACCTTCTCGAATACTGCTACGGAAGCAGCTACATTCACAACGCGGATCAACCCTCACGTCGTCACCACGACCCGGCACGATGGCACAAGCTGCGGAATTACGAACGCGACTTGACACTGGCCCTGCCAAAATCATTTGAGCCCATGTGCTACCGAGAGCCTGATACCAGCTCCGGACAGGTCTTTCCAGAGATCTGGCATCTGGAGAGCTGTCACGTCACGGGGACTACACACCTCGAACTCGCTCGCATTCT TCGACCTAATTTAGGACCGGGGTCGGTTTCTAGTCAAAGGAAACTGGCCACTACGCTGAAGAATATTGTGCGCCGGCTGTGTGGGATTGCGATGTGCAATC CTATAATATAA
- a CDS encoding uncharacterized protein (predicted transporter (major facilitator superfamily)), producing the protein MAQDKDAKSQSPTSIMNDPKKASLPENAHIEVAAGSLTTETGIDDLPISMFVWLVAFTASIAGMLFGYDTGIISAVLVYIHDGLDNRTLTSNEKELITSLCSGGAFFGSILAGLTADKLGRKAAIYFGCALFTIGAVLQGAAYTIAQMAVGRVVVGFGVGSAAMVVPLYIAEVAPAKARGRLIGLNNMSITGGQVTSYAIGAAFANVNHGWRYMVGLGALPALILAALMPFCPESPRHLVYNHRQEEARGVLRRIYGHPSDVQLASVLASISAACDEAREINEGATRWTKMKQLHAVPSNLRALISACGLMVISQLSGFNTLMYYSSTLFALVGFDNPTAVGIVVAGTNFIMTWVNMMVIDKMGRRRLLLSTAWGMSVGLIAIAVAFSFIPVDLDTLDLKSNSVSPPAIVVLVFIIWFVLFYGVSVGNTAWMSTDFFPLEVRAMGTMWITCSSWGSNVIVSSTFLSMMKSMTPSGAFGFYAGICGVGYVLIYFFYPEVSGLSLEEIKEVFKHGFGVRYARNLRKERRDIIQERLRIQGKTAVVGH; encoded by the exons ATGGCCCAAGACAAAGATGCAAAATCCCAATCTCCAACGTCCATAATGAATGATCCCAAAAAAGCGAGCCTACCCGAAAATGCACACATCGAAGTGGCCGCTGGGAGTCTCACCACGGAAACTGGCATCGACGACCTCCCAATTAGTATGTTCGTATGGCTTGTTGCCTTTACCGCTTCGATTGCTGGAATGTTGTTTGGCTACGATACTGGGATTATCagtgctgttcttgtctACATCCATGATGGGTTAGACAACCGCACGCTCACCAGCAACGAAAAGGAATTGATCACGTCCCTCTGCTCGGGTGGGGCGTTCTTCGGATCTATTTTGGCTGGATTGACGGCGGATAAG TTGGGACGCAAAGCAGCAATCTATTTCGGTTGCGCGTTGTTTACAATCGGAGCTGTCCTTCAAGGCGCCGCATACACGATTGCTCAAATGGCCGTGGGTCGCGTTGTAGTTGGCTTTGGTGTGGGGTCAGCTGCCATGGTGGTGCCTTTGTATATCGCTGAAGTAGCACCTGCGAAGGCCCGTGGACGACTTATTGGCTTGAATAACATGTCAATCACCGGTGGTCAGGTAACCTCCTATGCTATCGGAGCTGCCTTTGCCAATGTCAACCATGGCTGGCGGTACATGGTAGGGCTCGGGGCATTGCCAGCCCTAATCCTGGCCGCTCTGATGCCTTTCTGCCCCGAGTCCCCACGCCACTTGGTATACAACCATCGCCAGGAGGAGGCCCGGGGCGTGCTCCGTAGAATCTACGGGCACCCATCCGACGTTCAGCTGGCTTCAGTTTTAGCCTCGATATCCGCCGCCTGTGACGAAGCTCGGGAGATCAACGAGGGCGCGACGCGGTGGACCAAAATGAAGCAGCTTCATGCCGTACCCAGCAATCTCCGGGCATTGATCAGCGCATGTGGCTTGATGGTCATATCACAACTCTCGGGTTTCAATACGCTTATGTACTACTCCTCAACACTATTTGCATTAGTAGGCTTCGATAATCCCACCGCAGTAGGGATCGTCGTCGCTGGAACCAACTTCATCATGACCTGGGTCAACATGATGGTGATCGACAAGATGGGTCGTCGCCGACTGCTCTTATCCACAGCCTGGGGTATGTCCGTCGGTCTTATTGCGATAGCGGTAGCATTCTCCTTTATTCCAGTCGACCTAGATACTCTCGATTTGAAGAGCAACAGTGTCTCTCCTCCGGCGATTGTCGTCTTGGTGTTCATTATCTGGTTCGTGCTTTTCTATGGCGTCTCGGTCGGCAACACGGCATGGATGAGCACGGATTTCTTCCCTCTGGAGGTCCGCGCGATGGGCACTATGTGGATCACCTGCTCTAGCTGGGGAAGCAATGTCATTGTATCCAGTACGTTTTTGTCCATGATGAAGAGTATGACCCCGTCTGGAGCATTTGGGTTCTATGCGGGCATCTGTGGTGTTGGGTACGTTTTGATATACTTTTTCTATCCGGAGGTGTCTGGTTTGTCGTTGGAGGAGATTAAGGAGGTATTCAAACATGGGTTTGGAGTGAGATACGCTCGGAATCTGCGCAAAGAGCGAAGGGATATTATCCaggagaggttgaggatACAAGGCAAGACGGCTGTTGTGGGGCACTGA
- a CDS encoding uncharacterized protein (predicted protein) → MTTYTLSKGSDRPQTSGDTDGPQPYDVLSKYLRFPDFDQDQWWQNTAPMLGKLLSQCKYNVHQQYQHLCLYGLHVIPFLGPWPDIQRSKLYKSVLSGLGSLEFSQNFTKTGKTVRMGFEPTTFIASTSRDVCNRHCLGKVLNRFKQLDIKLDLQLYHQLVNEVSLTDQEENTLLERAILDDEPAKSQSLLALDFNKDDVTVKLYLYPQLKSLATGIPRTQLMFSAVRNVDKTRAFSESMNMIEEYFTSVRANAAPYWISCDLVEPNKTRFKIYIALFQVNFENAVSMWTLGNRITDPETMRGLAMVRDLWNSFDIQDGLREQKNRPGNPGDPSNIVPMLFNLEILPGKAYPQPKIYFPTTGMNDLDVAKVMVEFFKRHGLHEHAQSYIDNLASYV, encoded by the coding sequence ATGACTACCTATACGCTGTCGAAAGGCAGTGACAGGCCACAAACATCGGGTGATACTGATGGACCACAACCATATGATGTTCTCAGCAAATATCTGAGATTTCCAGATTTTGACCAGGATCAATGGTGGCAGAACACAGCACCGATGCTAGGGAAGCTCCTATCACAGTGCAAATACAATGTTCACCAGCAGTATCAACACTTGTGTCTCTATGGTCTACACGTCATACCTTTTCTTGGACCATGGCCTGATATTCAACGCAGTAAGCTCTACAAAAGTGTCCTCAGCGGACTAGGGTCACTGGAATTCAGTCAAAACTTTACAAAGACCGGAAAGACTGTACGAATGGGCTTCGAGCCGACAACATTCATTGCTAGTACCAGTCGCGATGTATGCAACAGACATTGTCTCGGCAAGGTCCTGAACCGCTTCAAGCAGCTGGATATTAAACTGGACTTGCAACTATATCACCAGCTAGTGAATGAGGTATCATTGActgatcaagaagaaaatacACTTCTAGAGCGAGCAATATTGGATGATGAGCCGGCCAAGTCACAGAGCCTTCTAGCACTAGATTTCAACAAGGATGACGTGACGGTCAAGTTATACTTATACCCTCAACTGAAATCGTTGGCCACCGGCATTCCTCGCACGCAGTTGATGTTCAGCGCGGTGCGGAACGTGGATAAAACGCGTGCTTTCAGTGAATCCATGAACATGATCGAGGAGTACTTCACCTCAGTCCGGGCCAATGCCGCCCCATACTGGATATCCTGCGACCTCGTCGAGCCTAACAAAACTCGATTCAAAATTTACATCGCGCTGTTCCAAGTCAACTTTGAGAATGCCGTAAGCATGTGGACTCTCGGCAACCGGATAACAGATCCTGAGACGATGAGAGGACTTGCCATGGTCCGCGATCTATGGAATTCTTTCGATATTCAGGATGGCCTGCGTGAACAGAAGAACCGACCTGGAAACCCAGGTGATCCATCCAATATTGTTCCAATGTTGTTCAACCTGGAGATACTTCCCGGTAAGGCATATCCACAACCCAAGATCTATTTCCCTACGACTGGAATGAATGATCTGGATGTCGCAAAGGTCATGGTCGAATTCTTTAAACGACATGGGCTCCACGAGCACGCACAATCATACATTGACAATTTGGCTTCTTATGTGTAA
- a CDS encoding alpha/beta fold hydrolase (predicted protein) has protein sequence MESIFLKISSDVSLHARISRPSTDNQKPLLVLLHYWGGSSSTWHKLTSPGSPTSLDTTYPILAFDLRGWGQSMGPSEEHGMAYSITAMASDVALALEKLNQDASTNHLLNHGFIFVGHSMGAKVALATLSTLNENLLRELKGLVLVAPAPPTALSLPPEMKEQQKVAYETEESVRWTVKNVLANTKNLSEDDIELVVHDSLSGSNLAKKAWPTYGMAEDVSGSVRRALGIIGHAGIRASVLVGELDVVEPRERVEAEVCRILEESGVKTSLKVVESVKHLIPLECPQMIYEEISLY, from the coding sequence atGGAGtccatcttcctcaagatATCGTCTGACGTATCACTCCACGCGCGTATCTCTCGACCTTCAACCGACAACCAAAAGCCACTTCTAGTTCTCCTCCACTACTGGGGCGGGTCTTCTTCGACATGGCACAAGCTCACATCGCCCGGCTCACCGACTTCCCTGGATACTACCTATCCGATTCTTGCGTTCGACCTTCGGGGCTGGGGTCAGTCAATGGGTCCATCTGAGGAACATGGAATGGCATATTCAATTACGGCAATGGCGTCCGACGTTGCACTCGCACTTGAGAAGTTGAATCAAGATGCTAGCACGAATCACCTTTTAAACCACGGTTTTATATTCGTGGGTCATTCTATGGGAGCGAAAGTAGCCCTGGCTACGCTATCTACCCTGAATGAGAATCTGCTTCGAGAATTGAAAGGCTTGGTTCTAGTAGCCCCCGCACCGCCAACAGCCCTCAGCCTCCCACCGGAGATgaaagaacaacaaaagGTTGCCTACGAGACAGAGGAGTCTGTAAGGTGGACCGTTAAGAACGTACTCGCAAACACTAAGAACTTAAGTGAAGACGATATCGAGTTGGTGGTCCATGACAGCTTGAGTGGGAGTAACCTTGCCAAAAAAGCTTGGCCTACGTATGGGATGGCGGAAGATGTTTCTGGGAGTGTAAGGAGGGCTCTGGGCATCATTGGTCATGCTGGTATTCGGGCGAGTGTTCTTGTTGGGGAGCTGGATGTTGTCGAGCCAAGAGAGCGAGTTGAGGCTGAGGTTTGCCGAATCCTTGAAGAAAGTGGGGTCAAAACTTCGTTGAAGGTTGTTGAGAGTGTGAAGCATTTGATTCCCTTGGAGTGCCCTCAGATGATCTATGAAGAGATTTCTCtttattga
- a CDS encoding uncharacterized protein (predicted dehydrogenases and related proteins): MCGFSRRFDASYRDAFNKMNDGLIGTPSVFRSQTCDKLDPSGFFVEYAQFSGGIFVDCSIHDIDLALWFYGQDSVVKSVTAIGITAVSPELRKYNDRDNALGIVEFYGGKIAQLYCSRMMAAGQEDSTEIIGTKGKLAVNTQPISNLVNIYEPTGIRREIPPHFYGRFREAFITEANEFTAACLDNTELPVQLEGAVAAVRIGAALQESLISGKKIEFDEQGNRI; this comes from the exons ATGTGCGGTTTCTCCCGCCGCTTCGACGCCTCCTACCGTGACGCCTTCAACAAGATGAACGACGGCCTGATCGGCACCCCCAGCGTCTTCCGCTCCCAGACCTGCGACAAGCTCGACCCCTCGGGTTTCTTCGTCGAATACGCCCAATTCTCCGGTGGTATCTTCGTCGACTGCTCCATCCACGATATTGACCTTGCGCTGTGGTTCTACGGCCAGGACTCCGTGGTCAAGTCCGTCACTGCTATCGGTATCACTGCCGTCTCCCCGGAATTGAGAAAGTACAATGACCGTGATAACGCACTCGGTATTGTCGAGTTCTACGGTGGAAAGATTGCCCAGCTGTACTGTAGCCGTATGATGGCTGCTGGACAGGAAGACA GCACCGAGATCATCGGTACAAAGGGCAAGCTGGCCGTCAACACCCAGCCCATCTCTAACCTGGTCAACATCTACGAGCCGACCGGTATCCGTCGCGAGATCCCCCCACACTTCTATGGACGATTCCGGGAGGCTTTCATCACGGAGGCGAATGAGTTCACCGCTGCCTGTCTCGATAACACGGAGTTGCCTGTCCAGCTGGAGGGGGCTGTCGCTGCTGTCCGGATCGGAGCTGCTCTGCAGGAGAGTCTGATCTCGGGTAAGAAGATTGAGTTTGATGAGCAGGGCAACAGGATCTAA